Proteins found in one Salvelinus alpinus chromosome 11, SLU_Salpinus.1, whole genome shotgun sequence genomic segment:
- the LOC139534148 gene encoding ragulator complex protein LAMTOR4-like, whose protein sequence is MTTSTLTQGLERIPDQLGYLVISEDGVLASAGELENDEHTAGVIMQMVRTACRFRLQGAAEPPFKRMSVMLEDYVYTVTVSGQKVFVVKRQNNHREPVVV, encoded by the exons ATG ACTACTAGCACTCTGACACAGGGTCTGGAGAGGATCCCTGATCAACTGGGTTATTTGGTGATCAGTGAGGATGGCGTATTGGCG TCTGCGGGAGAGCTGGAGAATGATGAGCACACAGCGGGGGTCATAATGCAGATGGTGCGGACAGCATGCCGCTTCAGACTGCAGGGTGCTGCTGAGCCGCCCTTCAAACGCATGTCAG TCATGCTAGAGGACTATGTGTACACAGTGACCGTGTCTGGTCAGAAGGTATTTGTGGTGAAACGTCAAAACAACCATAGGGAACCTGTAGTGGTGTAG
- the LOC139534147 gene encoding V-type proton ATPase subunit F, whose amino-acid sequence MAGRGKLIAVIGDEDTCTGFLLGGIGELNKNRKPNFLVVEKETSIAEIEETFKSFLTRNDIGIILINQFIAEMIRHAIDQHMESIPAVLEIPSKEHPYDASKDSILRRAKGMFSAEDFR is encoded by the exons ATGGCAGGGCGAGGTAAATTAATTGCCGTCATTGGTGATGAAGATACGTGTACCGGGTTCCTACTCGGTGGCATTGGCGAGCTGAATAAAAATCGTAAACCGAATTTCTTGGTGGTCGAAAAGGAGACAAGCATCGCAGAGATAGAGGAGACTTTCAA GAGTTTCCTGACTCGCAATGACATCGGCATCATCCTAATCAACCAGTTCATAGCAGAGATGATCCGTCACGCCATCGACCAACACATGGAGTCCATCCCTGCCGTGCTGGAGATACCCTCCAAGGAGCACCCATACGACGCCTCCAAGGACTCCATCCTACGCAGGGCCAAGGGCATGTTCTCCGCTGAGGACTTCCGATAA